The DNA region AGGTATGTGATTAAGTGCATGCTCTATCCACGTAGTTTTATATGTCTCTTGATGTGAACTTCCTTGGGTTTTGTCCCTCAAAACTCTCAAGAAACACACTTTTCTGTGTTgttaattttcattcattaagACCTTATAAAAACATGCTTCACACTGCTCATACCAAGATGCTTCATCCATATCCAGTGTACTCTGTGACTACTGACACTTGTTCTCAGAGAAGGCATAAAGCTTCgtacaataaataataatgaataaataatactgTCACTGACTAGAACACAATGTGGCCTATGTGCATCTGGTGCTGACCTTATTCTATTACAGCATGGCAGTGATAGGACCATGCCTCTTGGTTTTGAAATTTATGAACAGACAATTATGTATGAGCTAGTAAAGAAGCCAATAAAGTTTGCAGTCCTCCACCCTGGAAAGATGGCTACAGGCATGGATTTTTAACTTTGTTAATTAGCTCTGGCTTTCAGGAGCTGAGCGCACTTGGCAAGGGTGCTGTCACACAGAATGGTTGCCCACAAGGCACTGGAAAATCCATGAAGAGGAAACTACAAAGCTGGGTTTGGCTCTTAATAGACAAACAGTTGAGAGGTACTAGGCCTGCAGGAGTCCCTACCATGGCAGTTGAGTATCCCTAAGGTGTTCCGCAATACTTCTATAGCTGGGATGAATGGTAAATATGGAGTAGTCTGGAATACAGAGCTGCTTTTTCCCCACTCTCCACCCCCTTCAAAATTAACTCTGTTGCTGAAAGACTAGATTCTTTGTCAGTTCAATTCCAGAGTCAATGAAAATGCATAtgcatctttaaataaaaatagcttcAGTTTTCTCCTCAGTATCCTGTagttcaaatgttttaaaataatccagCAAAAGTCCCTGCCTTCCTTCAGCCAGTATCCATGTTAACTTAAAGACATTAACTCCCTCTGATTTCTTTCAGTTCAATATTTCTCCCACTTTGTAACTATGACCTGTGTAATTGAGAGCATATCACTGGGGTGCTGGCACTCCAATGTTTATTCTTGATGTGTCATTTAATAAAGAAACACATTAAGGTGTCAACATTTGTCCTATGTCTATGACAGAACCTTAGCAGGAACTcttctttatacttttaattaGCTTCCCATCATTGATGTTTCATTGAATGATTGGTCTTATAGTTGTGAATGCATTTATCATTCAGCTGGTAATAGTTTTCATCTCTAGCCCTCTTAACTCCTTGGTGGGATGGCTTATGGAGGAAATTCCATCTCTTGGTGGGCATTCTCACAATCCCTTTGTGTTAGAAATGACCTGTGCTTACCCTTAGTAACTGAAGACTGCTGTCTGGGAGGGATGCTGACGTTACTTCCCTTGTCTCCTATAATGTTCAAACTCTGCTTTGGGTGTGGCAGTCATTATTAGAACAGGAGCAGGGAGCTTCATGGAGCAGGGAGGTGGAATATTTTCTCCTATCGTTAGATGTTCTCTTGAGTGCTGAAGTCCAGAAAGCAATTTTCCTACATAGTTTGGTAGGCCagaataggaagaagaaagaagaaggaagttcaGAAGGAAGGTGGCCTTTTCCACATGGGAGTGTGGGACTCCATTCCTGCTCATTTACTCCAAGAGATACCATGCCAACACTTTCACCCACCCTTAGGCAAGATAATTAAATCTTACAAAAAAGGATTTGAGAGACTAATGTGTTAGTACTCACAGAAACTGTGCTCACATCCTTCCAGGTGCCTAGGAGAAAAGCCCATCAATGGATACCTCAGTGAATTAGGTCTAGCTTAATAGACAGAACCTAAGAACAGAGACATTAATTCATATTATCTTCATTGGTGTCACAATCAAAAAAACTTTTAACTATGTTATCTGTTGACAGCTTTTTAAGATCCAATTAGAACCCTAGCATAATAATCCCAATACATTCATAAATTCTCATTTTCCTAAAATGCTAACTATAGTTGTCCtgaatattttgctttgttttgttttgttgacccATGATAAAGTCAGTTGGGAAGAGAGActtttaactgagaaaatgtctccataaggtTGGCATGTAAGCAAGCCTGTAGTTCATTTTCTTAACTAGATTGAGGCAGAAGACTCAGCCCATTGTGGACAGTGCCaccctgggtaggtggtcctcagaaagcagactgggaaagCCACAGAGGAAAAAACAGTAAGTTGCTTTCCTCTGGGACTCTGCTCTAGTTCCTGCCAGCAGGCTCCCGCCTTGTgttcccaccccaaccccttccATGATGAACTGTGACATGGGACTGTaagctgaagtaaaccctttccccccaagTCTGCCTTTGGtcatgggtattttatcacaacaaaaggAATGCTAATCAAGATTGTGGGAAGCCCTGTTTTCACAATAAATTTCCATTGTTTTCAAACTTTCTGAAATGAGTGTGAGTTgttttaagaataataaaataaatattacaaaaattgctacacatttatatttttcttaaagattataTATAGACCTAGATAAATAGGGCAAATCCAAAGCTAGTCCCCTGAGTTCTAAATAAGGGATTGAACATAGCTTGAAGGATGCAATGGGACTTCTTGAGAAAACAAGAGGATGTCTCATTGtaacagagaaggagagaaattcAAAACTGCTGCAGTCACTAAGAAATTTCAACTGAAAGATGTATTTTAATAGCCAATTTGACTACTATTATCCCCTTTCACCAAGAAGCCTGAAATGACTTCCTAAGTCAACCTAGTTGATTCATTGACTATAGTTTATTATAAAAGTAAACACAATTTTCTAACCACATACAAAGGCCATGTTAAAGTGGTCATTGTTTTCTGGTGTCACTGTGGCTATTACTACATCTTTCTCTCTCAGGAAAATATAAATGTCTGCTCATCCGTTCTGACTCTGTCCGTTGCATTCTTTACTAGTCCCTGACTTAAATTGCATGGTGATTATGATCTAGGGTTTCTGACCCTGTAAGAATCTTTCTTCCAGATTTCTGGTCCCAGGAGTAGTCTGTCATACACAGAAAAGTGATGCTTGGGATTGTTCCTACAATCAGCAAGATGAAAGTGTAACCTTGACCCTTTCAGACAGAAATGGAAAGAGTCTGAAGCAGAGTGATCCTTTGCTATCTCTAAGGCCAAGGGGCAGAAAGTTCAGCAAGGATAAAGATTGGAGTTCTATGTGATGATATGCAAAAGGTCAAGGGCAGAGACTGCAGTCGCATCTCAGATTATATCTGAAGGATAGGATTGTTAAAGACTATGTGAATGCCGCTAGGCTaccagaggagaagaaagaaagaaaagaaacaataaatacaaCACAATGTCTGGAGTAATGacctcctctctgcccttcaGCATCCTAATTGAAGATCTGCCCTCCTGATTTTCTAAATGATTTTAACTAGTCAACTGTTACAAAGCTATTAGTATGGCTGGTGTCACTTGTCTATCCTGTACTGTTAGCATCAGTACAAGCTGCAGTTAATTAAGTGCTTGGtgaataaaaaatttaaggagcactaataaaaaaaaaatcccatcaatTATCTGTGCTCCACTGAATACAGGGTTACTTAACATAAAAATTCCCAAACATATGTTCATTATGGATTACAGCAGCCTGGGACCCAGTGGCTTTATTAATGCATGTTCATTTTGAGTCTGGCACAGATGCAGAATGAGAAGTACATTGTGAcaagtttcttctcttttgcttgcAGGCTCCAGCCCATTTGCCCTGTTGAAAGTCGATTTGGTGGTGCCCACAACCAAGCTGAGTTCCCACTGCGCGCCCTGCAGTTTAAGAGAGGCTTGCTGCATGAGTTCCGGAAGGGCAATTCTTCCAAAGAGCAGGTTCACCTCCATGACCTAGTCCAACAACTCCCCAAAGCCATTATCATTGGGGTGAGAAAAGGGGGCACAAGGGCCCTGCTAGAGATGCTGAACCTCCATCCTGCAGTGGTCAAAGCTTCCCAAGAGATCCACTTCTTTGACAATGATGAGAATTATGCCAAGGGCATTGAGTGGTACAGGAAAAAGATGCCTTTTTCCTACCCTCAGCAAATCACAATTGAAAAGAGCCCAGCATATTTCATCACAGAAGAGGTTCCGGAAAGGATTTACAAGATGAACTCATCCATCAAGCTGTTGATCATTGTCAGGGAGCCAACCACAAGAGCAATTTCTGATTATACTCAGGTGCTAGAGGGGAAGGAGCGGAAGAACAAAACCTACTATAAGTTTGAAAAACTGGCTATAGACCCTAATACCTGTGAAGTGAACACGAAATACAAGGCGGTTAGGACCAGCATATACACAAAACATCTGGAGCGCTGGTTGAAGTACTTTCCCATTGAACAGTTTCACATTGTGGATGGTGACCGTCTCATCACCGAACCTCTGCCAGAACTACAGCTGGTAGAGAAGTTCTTAAACCTTCCTCCGCGGATAAGTCAATACAATTTATATTTCAATGCTACCAGAGGGTTTTACTGTTTGAGATTTAACATTATCTTTAATAAGTGCCTGGCGGGCAGCAAGGGGCGCATCCATCCAGAGGTAGACCCCTCCGTCATTACCAAATTGCGCAAATTCTTTCATCCTTTTAATCAAAAATTTTACCAGATCACTGGGAGGACATTGAACTGGCCCTAAAATAATATAGCCAACAACACCATGTGTTGTATCTAGA from Mus pahari chromosome 9, PAHARI_EIJ_v1.1, whole genome shotgun sequence includes:
- the Hs3st5 gene encoding heparan sulfate glucosamine 3-O-sulfotransferase 5 gives rise to the protein MLFKQQLWLRQKLLVLGSLAVGSLLYLVARVGSLDRLQPICPVESRFGGAHNQAEFPLRALQFKRGLLHEFRKGNSSKEQVHLHDLVQQLPKAIIIGVRKGGTRALLEMLNLHPAVVKASQEIHFFDNDENYAKGIEWYRKKMPFSYPQQITIEKSPAYFITEEVPERIYKMNSSIKLLIIVREPTTRAISDYTQVLEGKERKNKTYYKFEKLAIDPNTCEVNTKYKAVRTSIYTKHLERWLKYFPIEQFHIVDGDRLITEPLPELQLVEKFLNLPPRISQYNLYFNATRGFYCLRFNIIFNKCLAGSKGRIHPEVDPSVITKLRKFFHPFNQKFYQITGRTLNWP